TTTCTTAAAGAGGAAGTTGTCAGAATGACTGAAAATTATGACCCAATAGTCATTGAAGGCCCAAATTGGACAAACTATATTTGTTATACCAATTCACATTTGGTAACTCAGTTAAAATATGCGCCACTTCTTCAGCTAATTGTACTCACTGTTTTAGCAACTCTTGCCTATCTTATTTTTACAACATCCCGAAATGCCGAGCGTGAAAGATTGTGGGCAGGTTTGGCCAAAGAAACAGCACATCAGCTCGGAACACCAATATCATCATTGATGGCTTGGGTAGAATATTTCAGAGCAGGAGGAGAAGTTAATGAGGTAGTAGCCGATGAGTTGGATAAAGATGCAAAACGTCTTTCAATGATTACTTCTCGCTTTTCAAATATCGGATCAATTCCTGTTTTAGATAAAGAGTACAACCTCGGTGAAACTGTGGAAACAATAACAGGATATTTGAGAAGTCGCATTTCTCAGAAGGTCGACATCAACGTCAATTATCTGACGGATAAATTTGATCTAGATGGAAAATACAATCCACCCTTGTTAGAATGGGTTATTGAGAATATCTGCAAAAATGCTGTTGATGCCATGAATGGGCAAGGGGTGATTACAATCGATTTATCGTTTAACCAAGATACCAAAAGACTGGTTATGGATATTTCTGATACAGGAAAAGGGATTCCGAAGTCAAAACAAAAGACCGTTTTTCATGCAGGCTATACAAGCAAAAAACGAGGTTGGGGACTAGGATTGACACTTGCCAAACGTATTGTAGAATCTTACCATAAAGGGAAAATTTCGATCACTCAATCCTCTCCCGAAACGGGAACAACCTTCAGAATCTGTTTGCCAAAATAGTACTTGATTGAGTTGAGAAACCGAATGACTTCCATTTCTTTCAATTCAAGGATTAAACAGTTCAACAAATCAATAGATCTATGCTTATCTTTGTCTATTCTTAAAGCAAAATAGGTGTAGGCATGATGGAGATGAATCCTTCGGATTATTTATTTCAACAATTCAAATTTCCGCCAACGGCAGGACAAGCAAAACTTTTTGATCTACTGAATGAATTTATCTTAGATAAAGGCATCAAACGCCATACTTTTTTGCTTAGAGGATATGCAGGTACAGGTAAAACTTCTACTGTAAATGCCCTTGTTCGAGTTCTTCGCAGATACAACTATCAGACCATGCTTTTGGCGCCAACAGGACGTGCAGCCAAAGTGATGTCTTATTATGCGAAACGCAGATCATACACCATTCACAAAATTATATTCAAGCAAACAGAAGACCCAGACAGTGGTGTACTGAGGTTTGAACGTCAGCGAAATACTTCCCAAAATACCATTTTTATTGTCGATGAGGCTTCTATGATCAACGATCAGGCAGATATGGGAAATGCAGGATTACTGACTGAGTTGATTCAGTATGTTTTTCAAGATCCTAAATCTGGAAATAAATTACTCTTGATTGGAGATACAGCTCAGCTTCCACCAGTTCATCAGCAAATTAGCCCTGCGCTAGATGCTATTGTTTTGGAAAAAGACTTTCACCTCAGACTTATAGAGCACGAACTGACACAAGTTGTTCGTCAAGCAAATGAATCGGGAATCTTGGTAAATGCTACGGGTATTCGTCAGCAGTTAACTGTTCCAGACCCAAAAATTACGCTATGGACGAAAAGCTACAAAGATGTTTTTAGTATGACATCTGAGCGACTGGAAGATGGATTACTTTATGGCTATGATAAGTTTGGGACAGAAAATACCGTTATAATCTGTCGTTCAAATCGTCAAGCAACTCAATATAATCAGTACATCAGAAGGCAAATTCATTTTAGGGAAGAAGAATTAGAGCCTGGAGATCAACTGATGATTGTTCGAAATAACTATCATTGGCTACCTGAAGATTCTCCTGCGGGATTTCTTGCCAATGGTGAATTTATAGAAGTTTGTAGTGTCAGAAATATAGAGGAAATGCACGGGCATCGTTTTGCCGATATTTCTTTTAAACTACTTGATTATGATGATCACCCGATTATTGAAGCAAAAGTTTTACTCGATACCTTACATTCTTTTACCCCAAGTTTAAGCCAACAAGAGAACCGAGAACTTTATCAAAACGTTGTTGCAGAATATAATGATGTAGATAGCAAGGCGAAGCGCATGAAGATGATCAGAGGAGATCAATATTTGAACGCCTTACAGATTAAATTCTCTTATGCTTTAACTTGTCATAAATCTCAGGGTGGACAGTGGGACGCTGTGTTTGTAGATATGGGGTATTTACCTAACAATGAGATTGACATTGATTTCTTAAGATGGCTTTATACTGCAACAACTCGTGCACAGTCAGAGCTGTTTTTTATGAACTTTCCATCAACATATTTTAAATAATTGTAAATATTTCAAACTAATTGTTTGATTATTCGCAATGACCACTTACTTTTGTTGCAAGCGTTTAATAAAATCGCTCAGAAAAAATGAATAAAGCAAGCAACCATATCACCCTGATATTCTTCGCTGCTCCTATCGCTAGACAGGAGGCGGTTGCTCGCGTACGACGTTTCCGACGTCCCTAACGGGGACATAAAATCATAGGTTGTTCCTATCCGAGACAACCACACCATTCTACAAAATGCTGATACGGATCGATGAAAATTCAGCAAACAAATTCCAAGAAAAAGTTAACAAGCTCTATTTATAACCGAATTTTGTATTCTTCTGACGTTTCCAAGTTATGAAGTATCATTCTACTGATTTTGTGTTGGCGGTAGCCAATGAATCGCATATGAGTTATGCAGATACGATTTGTGCCACAATCGAGGAATCTGCCAAGGCGAGAGGTACGGGTATTGCCAAAAGAACCGTAGAGTACATCAACCTTAAGATATCTGAGGGTAAAGCTGTTATTGCTTTACACCAAGATGGTAGATTTGCTGGTTTTTGCTATATCGAATCATGGGGACACAACAAGTTTGTGGCCAACTCTGGTTTGATTGTTTCTCCCGAATTTAGAGGTGCAGGACTTGCAAAAATGATTAAGCAAAAAGCTTTCGAACTTTCGAGAGAAAAGTATCCGAATGCTAAACTTTTTGGTCTGACTACGAGCTTACCTGTCATGAAAATCAATAGTGAACTAGGATATAGTCCTGTTACTTTTTCGGAATTAACTGACGATGAACAGTTTTGGAAAGGCTGTCAAAGTTGTATCAATTATGATATTCTGACGCGTACGGAAAGAAAACACTGCCTCTGTACGGGTATGTTATATGATCCTGACAAAGTAGAGGCAAAAAAGGAAAAGGATCTGAGCCTTTCTGAAAAAGTAGGCATCTAAAGAAATAGCAAAGAGCAAACTCTATATAAACAACCAATATTTTTAAGAAACTTATGGAAAAGAAAAAAGCTGTATTGGCATACAGTGGTGGACTTGATACATCCTTTTGTGTAAAGTACCTCACTGAAGAAAAAGGTTACGAAGTACATACAGCACTCGTACAAACTGGAGGATTCACTCAAGAAGAACTTCAGGATGTCGAAGAGAAAGCTTACCAAATGGGAGTAACATCGCATACCGTGTTAGATGTTACAGATAAATACTACCAAGACTGTGTGAAATACTTGGTTTTTGGTAATGTCTTAAGATATAATACTTACCCACTTTCGGTATCGGCAGAAAGAGTTTTCCAAGCGATGGCTATCGCACAATATGTACAAGAAGTTGGCGCTGATTATGTAGTACACGGAAGTACAGGTGCAGGAAATGACCAAATCAGATTTGATATGATTTTCCAGATTATGATTCCAAATGTGGAAATCATTACGCCAATCAGAGACTTAAAACTAAGCAGAGAAGAAGAAATAGATTTCCTTAAAAAGCATGGTGTTGATAAAGATTGGGAAAAAGCAAAATACTCAATCAACCAAGGAATTTGGGGAACATCAGTAGGAGGAGCAGAGACACTCACATCTCATCAATCATTACCAGAACACGCTTATCCTACACAACTTAGCAAAGAAAACTCAGAACAAGTAGAGCTTTTCTTCGAGCAAGGAGAGTTGAAAGGAATAAATGGAAAGCATTACGATAATCCTGTAGATGCAATCCAAGAATTAAACGACATAGCAGCTCCATACGGAATAGGAAGAGATACCCACGTAGGAGATACGATCATCGGAATTAAAGGAAGAGTAGGTTTTGAAGCTGCTGCCCCTGTGATCATCATAAAAGCCCACCACACTTTAGAAAAGCATACACTTACGAAATGGCAATTGTACTGGAAAGAGCAGTTAGGTAACTGGTACGGAATGCTTGTTCACGAAGGACAAATGCTTGATCCTGTAATGAGAAATGTGGAAACATTCTTGGCAGATACACAAGAGCATGTAACTGGAAAAGTCTTTGTAGCCCTTCATCCATATCGTTATGAAGTTTTGGGTATTGAATCTGAAAATGACTTGATGTCTAGCAAATTTGGTGCTTACGGAGAAATGAATAATGCTTGGACAGGCGAAGATGCAAGAGGTTTTGCAAAAATGTTGGCCAACCAAACAATGATTTACCATAAAGTACACGAAGACAAATAATCCAAGCAGAATAAACGATACTAACATGAAAACGATTAAAGCAGGAATCATTGGTGGTGCAGGGTTTACAGGTGGAGAACTCATCAGAGTATTGCTCAATCATCCAAATGTAGAACTAGGATTTATCCATAGTAGAAGTCATGCGGGAGAGCCTCTTCACAAAGCACATGCTGATTTGGTAGGAGAAACAGCTATACTTTTTACAGATAAAATTGAGCATGACGTAGACGTAATTTTCTTATGTCTAGGTCATGGCGAGTCTAAAGTTTTCTTGGATGGACAAGACTTCCCTTCTTCCGTAAAGATCATTGACCTTAGCCAAGATTTCAGATTGAGAGCTTCAGCAGAAAAAGGTGGTAGATCTTTTGTGTATGGTCTTCCAGAACTGAACAAAGAAGAAATTAAGACTGCAAATAATATTGCAAATCCAGGTTGTTTCGCGACAGCAATCCAATTGGCGCTAATGCCTTTGGCAGATGCCAAGCAATTGAACTCCGATATTCATATTTCTGCAGTAACAGGTTCTACAGGAGCAGGACAAAGTTTGACAAAGACAACAGGCTTTACTTGGAGGAACAATAATATTTCTCATTACAAAGCTTTCAAGCACCAACATCTTTTCGAAATATCGGAAAGTTTGGATAAGTCACAGGAAGGATTTGAACAAAGCATTCACTTTATCCCATACAGAGGGAATTTTACTAGAGGTATCTTAGCTTCTGTTTATCTTAAGACAGATCTTTCTGAAGATGAACTAAAATCAATCTTCCAAGAGTATTACCAAGATCATGTATTTACGCATGTGATTGATCAGCCTGTAGATGTAAAGTTGGTGGTAAACACTAATAAATGTCTGATTCATGTAGAAAAACATGGCGATATGGTCTTGATTACTTCTGCGATTGATAACTTACTAAAGGGAGCGGTCGGACAAGCTACTCATAATATGAACTTGCTATTTGGATTGGAGGAAAAAGCAGGGTTGAATTTAAAACCAAGTGCATTTTAGTAGTCAGATGCTCTGAAGCTATTATCTAAAACCAAAACGCTAATCCGAAATTATGGCAAAATTATTTGATGTATATCCGCTTTTTGATATCCAACCCGAAAAGGGAAATGGTGTATGGATTTACGACAAGAACGGTGAGAAATACTTAGACTTATACGGAGGACATGCCGTGATCTCAATTGGTCACAGTCATCCGCATTATGTGGGTATGCTCAACGAACAATTGAATAAGTTGGTATTTTATTCTAACAGTATTCAAAACCCTTTGCAATCTGAATTGGCCTCTAAGTTAGGTGAATTATCGGGCTACAAGGATTGGCAATTGTTCTTGTGTAATTCTGGTGCTGAAGCCAATGAAAATGCATTTAAGCTAGCTTCATTTCATAATGAAAAGAAGACAATCATTTCATTTACGAAAGGCTTTCATGGTAGAACCTCTCTGTCCGTAGCAACCACCGATAGTGCAAAAATAAAAGCACCTGTCAATCAAGTTCACGATACAATGATGCTGCCTTTTAATGATGAAGATGCATTGAAAGAAGCGTTTGAACAGAATTCAAATATCTGTGCAGTTATTGTAGAGGGAATTCAAGGAATCGGAGGTATTCATGTACCAACGGAAAGTTTCATGAAGAAAATCAGAGAGTATTGTAGCCTTTACAATGCTGTGATGATTGCTGACGAAATCCAATCGGGATATGGAAGATCAGGTAAATTCTTTGGTCATCAATGGGCAGGAGTAGAACCAGATATCATCACGATGGCAAAGGGTATGGGAAATGGTTTTCCAATTGGAGGAGTGTTGATTTCTCCAAAGTTTGAAGCTTGGCACGGAATGTTAGGTACAACTTTCGGAGGAAACCATTTGGCTTGTTCCGCAGGAATTGCTGTTTTAGATGTGCTTCAGAAGGAATTCTTACTGACCAACGCTACTACTGTAGGAGATTGGCTGATGGAGGAATTAGCAAAAATAAGTGGGGTAAAAGAAGTCAGAGGAAAAGGTTTGATGATCGGTGTAGAAATGGATACCGAAGTTGCTTCTATCCGAAAAGACCTTCTTTTTGATCACCATATTTTTACAGGAGGAGCTTCAGAGAAAAATACATTAAGATTATTACCTCCTTTAAATCTAACAAAAGAACAAGGACTTAAATTTTTGCAAGCCTTCAAGAAAGTAGCAGAGGAAGCTATGGCTTAAGTGGTAACTTTTCAAAGTTTAAGTTCAATAAGGAATTACATGTAATGAAAAAATATACAACAGCCTACGACGTCCCGAATATCAATGACTTCGCAGATAAAGCACTAGAACTAAAGAAGAACCCTTTTGCTTTTGATACACTCGGAAAACACAAAACGTTAGGTCTGATTTTTTTTAATCCAAGTCTTCGTACACGTTTGAGTACGCAAAAAGCGGCGATGAGCTTGGGTATGAATGTCATTGTCATGAATGTAGATGGCGATGGTTGGAAATTGGAAACAGAAGAGGGTGTCATTATGGACAGTGACAAGGCAGAACATATCAAAGATGCTTTTCCTGTGATTGGCCAATATTGTGATATTATCGGAGTACGTTCTTTCCCAAGTCTGAAAGACAGAGAAGCAGACTATGCCGATAAAGTGATCAATGATATCGTAAAATACACCTCAGTTCCTGTGGTTAGTTTGGAATCTGCAATTCGTCATCCGCTTCAAGCGTTGGCAGATTTAATGACAATCAAGGAATTGAGTCAGAAAGCAAAACCTAAGGTCGTTTTGACTTGGGCGCCACACCCGAGAGCTTTACCTCAAGCGGTTTCAAATTCTTTTGCTGAAACGATGAATTTGGCAGATGTAGAATTGGTCATTACACATCCGAAAGGTTATGAGCTAAATCCTGAATTTGTTGGAAAT
The sequence above is drawn from the Sediminitomix flava genome and encodes:
- a CDS encoding GNAT family N-acetyltransferase, which translates into the protein MKYHSTDFVLAVANESHMSYADTICATIEESAKARGTGIAKRTVEYINLKISEGKAVIALHQDGRFAGFCYIESWGHNKFVANSGLIVSPEFRGAGLAKMIKQKAFELSREKYPNAKLFGLTTSLPVMKINSELGYSPVTFSELTDDEQFWKGCQSCINYDILTRTERKHCLCTGMLYDPDKVEAKKEKDLSLSEKVGI
- a CDS encoding aspartate aminotransferase family protein; protein product: MAKLFDVYPLFDIQPEKGNGVWIYDKNGEKYLDLYGGHAVISIGHSHPHYVGMLNEQLNKLVFYSNSIQNPLQSELASKLGELSGYKDWQLFLCNSGAEANENAFKLASFHNEKKTIISFTKGFHGRTSLSVATTDSAKIKAPVNQVHDTMMLPFNDEDALKEAFEQNSNICAVIVEGIQGIGGIHVPTESFMKKIREYCSLYNAVMIADEIQSGYGRSGKFFGHQWAGVEPDIITMAKGMGNGFPIGGVLISPKFEAWHGMLGTTFGGNHLACSAGIAVLDVLQKEFLLTNATTVGDWLMEELAKISGVKEVRGKGLMIGVEMDTEVASIRKDLLFDHHIFTGGASEKNTLRLLPPLNLTKEQGLKFLQAFKKVAEEAMA
- a CDS encoding sensor histidine kinase encodes the protein MALSKIYYNQSFLKWLIVLVAAIVGAISYLYTDLLVSQLADRERRQVDLFAKVQERITSQTIDDEDLTFLLTEIVTSNDLIPVILLNGNKEPVASRNVDIPEDLTEKESQEFLKEEVVRMTENYDPIVIEGPNWTNYICYTNSHLVTQLKYAPLLQLIVLTVLATLAYLIFTTSRNAERERLWAGLAKETAHQLGTPISSLMAWVEYFRAGGEVNEVVADELDKDAKRLSMITSRFSNIGSIPVLDKEYNLGETVETITGYLRSRISQKVDINVNYLTDKFDLDGKYNPPLLEWVIENICKNAVDAMNGQGVITIDLSFNQDTKRLVMDISDTGKGIPKSKQKTVFHAGYTSKKRGWGLGLTLAKRIVESYHKGKISITQSSPETGTTFRICLPK
- the argC gene encoding N-acetyl-gamma-glutamyl-phosphate reductase; the protein is MKTIKAGIIGGAGFTGGELIRVLLNHPNVELGFIHSRSHAGEPLHKAHADLVGETAILFTDKIEHDVDVIFLCLGHGESKVFLDGQDFPSSVKIIDLSQDFRLRASAEKGGRSFVYGLPELNKEEIKTANNIANPGCFATAIQLALMPLADAKQLNSDIHISAVTGSTGAGQSLTKTTGFTWRNNNISHYKAFKHQHLFEISESLDKSQEGFEQSIHFIPYRGNFTRGILASVYLKTDLSEDELKSIFQEYYQDHVFTHVIDQPVDVKLVVNTNKCLIHVEKHGDMVLITSAIDNLLKGAVGQATHNMNLLFGLEEKAGLNLKPSAF
- the argG gene encoding argininosuccinate synthase, with product MEKKKAVLAYSGGLDTSFCVKYLTEEKGYEVHTALVQTGGFTQEELQDVEEKAYQMGVTSHTVLDVTDKYYQDCVKYLVFGNVLRYNTYPLSVSAERVFQAMAIAQYVQEVGADYVVHGSTGAGNDQIRFDMIFQIMIPNVEIITPIRDLKLSREEEIDFLKKHGVDKDWEKAKYSINQGIWGTSVGGAETLTSHQSLPEHAYPTQLSKENSEQVELFFEQGELKGINGKHYDNPVDAIQELNDIAAPYGIGRDTHVGDTIIGIKGRVGFEAAAPVIIIKAHHTLEKHTLTKWQLYWKEQLGNWYGMLVHEGQMLDPVMRNVETFLADTQEHVTGKVFVALHPYRYEVLGIESENDLMSSKFGAYGEMNNAWTGEDARGFAKMLANQTMIYHKVHEDK
- a CDS encoding ATP-dependent DNA helicase — its product is MMEMNPSDYLFQQFKFPPTAGQAKLFDLLNEFILDKGIKRHTFLLRGYAGTGKTSTVNALVRVLRRYNYQTMLLAPTGRAAKVMSYYAKRRSYTIHKIIFKQTEDPDSGVLRFERQRNTSQNTIFIVDEASMINDQADMGNAGLLTELIQYVFQDPKSGNKLLLIGDTAQLPPVHQQISPALDAIVLEKDFHLRLIEHELTQVVRQANESGILVNATGIRQQLTVPDPKITLWTKSYKDVFSMTSERLEDGLLYGYDKFGTENTVIICRSNRQATQYNQYIRRQIHFREEELEPGDQLMIVRNNYHWLPEDSPAGFLANGEFIEVCSVRNIEEMHGHRFADISFKLLDYDDHPIIEAKVLLDTLHSFTPSLSQQENRELYQNVVAEYNDVDSKAKRMKMIRGDQYLNALQIKFSYALTCHKSQGGQWDAVFVDMGYLPNNEIDIDFLRWLYTATTRAQSELFFMNFPSTYFK
- a CDS encoding N-acetylornithine carbamoyltransferase; this encodes MKKYTTAYDVPNINDFADKALELKKNPFAFDTLGKHKTLGLIFFNPSLRTRLSTQKAAMSLGMNVIVMNVDGDGWKLETEEGVIMDSDKAEHIKDAFPVIGQYCDIIGVRSFPSLKDREADYADKVINDIVKYTSVPVVSLESAIRHPLQALADLMTIKELSQKAKPKVVLTWAPHPRALPQAVSNSFAETMNLADVELVITHPKGYELNPEFVGNARVVYDQKEAFKDADFIYAKNWSSYNDYGQILSQDKSWVVDEEKMALTNNAHFMHCLPVRRNVIVTDGVIDSPQSAVIQQAGNREFAVQTVLKEMLENL